In Populus trichocarpa isolate Nisqually-1 chromosome 12, P.trichocarpa_v4.1, whole genome shotgun sequence, a genomic segment contains:
- the LOC18109678 gene encoding putative F-box protein At3g16210, producing MATENGCLLPEDVIIEILSLLPVKTLLQFKCVCKSWYGIITSSNFISLHLNNHYNNIKSGHLLAHFVCPQLLELFQDESLTDLSHQGLDPPIRGRLCGPCNGIFYVDSEDSSGSGLWNPATKEFKLLPEKIRNKSSLPLYYEDSYGFGFDPVTNDYKVVVIRESYTREYYLEKFPSSLVIVYTLRTDSWRCWGSLDQGYTLLGNYCYTNVDGVYYWQAGHGVHMNVILSFNMATDAFQEIQEPDYDKPAYSTRLILYHDSIAFSTVHNVEKFLDIWVLNEGCWIRQFKSRPLLELRNPVAHWKNGNVILDSDNDQLMLYDTNKQELKDLRFKGTGVCYEILVYRESLVSIKDGIGCRQHEEHLPEHS from the coding sequence ATGGCAACTGAGAATGGATGTCTTTTGCCTGAAGATGTGATCATTGAGATTCTCTCGTTGTTGCCTGTCAAAACTCTATTGCAGTTCAAGTGTGTTTGCAAGTCATGGTATGGAATTATTACTAGTTCCAATTTCATTTCCTTGCACCTGAACAACCACTACAACAACATTAAAAGTGGTCATCTCTTAGCTCACTTTGTTTGCCCCCAGCTGCTTGAGTTGTTCCAAGACGAATCACTCACAGACTTATCACATCAGGGGCTTGATCCACCTATCCGAGGACGTCTTTGTGGTCCTTGCAATGGAATATTTTATGTAGACAGCGAAGATAGTAGTGGTAGTGGTCTTTGGAATCCTGCGACCAAGGAATTCAAGCTTCTACCTGAGAAAATACGTAATAAGTCGAGTCTTCCACTTTATTATGAAGATAGTTATGGATTTGGATTTGATCCGGTAACTAACGACTACAAGGTGGTTGTTATTCGAGAGTCCTATACACGAGAGTATTATCTAGAGAAGTTTCCTTCCTCTCTTGTCATTGTATACACATTACGAACTGATTCTTGGAGATGCTGGGGAAGTCTGGATCAAGGCTACACATTGCTGGGCAACTATTGTTATACAAATGTGGATGGAGTTTACTATTGGCAGGCAGGCCATGGAGTACATATGAATGTGATTCTTTCCTTTAACATGGCCACCGATGCGTTCCAAGAAATACAGGAACCAGACTATGACAAGCCAGCATACAGTACTAGACTTATATTATACCACGACTCAATCGCGTTTTCTACTGTCCACAATGTTGAGAAGTTTCTTGACATTTGGGTGTTGAATGAAGGTTGTTGGATAAGACAATTCAAGAGTCGACCTCTTTTAGAACTTCGGAATCCAGTTGCGCATTGGAAGAACGGTAATGTTATTCTAGACAGTGACAATGACCAACTAATGCTGTATGACACAAACAAGCAAGAACTCAAGGATCTTAGATTTAAAGGAACTGGTGTCTGCTATGAAATTCTTGTTTACAGGGAAAGCTTGGTTTCAATCAAAGATGGAATTGGGTGCAGGCAACATGAAGAACATTTGCCAGAACACAGCTAA